The Endozoicomonas sp. 4G DNA segment GTAACGCCACCGATGGTGGTGGCAGTAGCGATACTCTGACCAGTATTGAAAAAGTGCTGGGTTCCAGCAGCGGGGATAATCTCACCGCCTCCAGCACAGTAGCTAACGTACTGGAAGGTAATGCCGGTGATGACACCTTAACGGGTTTTGCAGCAGATCAGCTTATTGGCGGAGCCGGTGACGACACGCTCAATATCGATCTGGCAGCCCTGCAAAACAATGCCACACGGATAGATGGCGGCGCCGACTATGACACGCTCAATCTGAATAACGGTGGCACCTGGGATTTGGGCAACTACACCAGCCTTATTGATAATGTTGAAAAGATTGATTTCAGCGATGGAAGTGCCGATACCATCACTATCTCCATGAATGATATCGCTGCTCTTACCGGAGGAAGTAACAGCCTGACCATTGATATTGATGACAATGGCACTGATGGCATTACTGTGAATGATTCGACCAATAGTGATACCAGTAATCCCAGTCAGCACACTTACGATGACGGTAATGGCAATACCTTAATAGTCAATTTCCTCTGATGGATTCAGGCCAGTAGGTTCAGAGGGCGCCAGCTAACTAAAAGAGCGCCTCTTATGCTTAAGTTTCACCTCAAAGATTGTTTCCTCACCCTGTGTCATTACATGGGAGCCGATGTTGTCAAAGAGGATTTAGAGACACTCACGCAGGATGGTCAGGAGTTTGATCACCGTCGCCTGAAACAGGCTGCTGCCTACTGTAGCCTGGACATGACAAAAAAAAGCAGCAAACTCATTGATATTACCGAAGATGACCTGCCCTGCATCATTCAGTTAAAGAAAAAAAAGTTCATGACCATCACCGAAATTCGCAACGGTGAGTATTTCATGGCGTCACGAAAGCACCCTCTGGGCCTGTGGATTTCTTTGTCGCGATTGGCGCCGGTTTATACCGGCACGGTTTTCTGCTTCACTGAACAACAGGAAAAAAACGCTGCCAGCAAACTATTGATGCCCGCCTGGTTTCGCGCTCAGATGAACGAACTCCGGCCTCACTACATTCAGGTATTGCTGGCGACCCTGATGGTCAATCTGCTGACTCTGGCGCTACCGTTATTCACCAACATGGTGTTCGATAAACTCATCCCAACCTTTGCTACTGATACGCTTCTTGTCCTGGGGATGGGTATGCTGGTCGTGGTTGTCTTTGATTTTGTCCTGCGCTGGCTTCGCACTTATTTTGTCGATGACGCCTGCCGGGTTATTGAAAAGCGCAGTGAACAGTTCATCATGGGGCGTCTTGTTCAGCTGAAGCAGAGTGAACTGCCGGACTCTGCAGGCCGCATTGCCCATGTTGTGGAAAATTTTGCCCGGGTTAAGGAATTTCTGTCCGGAACGGTGGTGTTATCGTTACTGGATGCGCCATTTTTTATCCTGTTTACCCTGGTTATAGGACTGATCAGTGGCGTCATGGCACTCATTCCTCTTGGCATTGCGGCCTGCCTGATACCCATTGCGATATACAGTTATCGACGCACGCGGCACCGTGCCAGCCAGCTGACCCGGGCCAATAATGCCAAAAGTGCCTTTCTCTACGAAGTCAGCTCAGAACTGGAAGCCATTAAAACCCTCGGTGCGACAGGCAAGACTCAGGCGCGCTGGCGTAGTCTGGTCACCGTGTCTGCCTGGGCATCCCTGGCCAGTAAACAGTCCAATGTTCTGCTTAACACGCTGGTGGCCAGTGCCAGTCAGAGTGTGGTTATCGGTATGCTGATTCTGGGTGTATTCCAGATACACAGTGGTAATCTTTCTTCCGGCTCCCTGTTTGCCTGTATTATTCTTGGCAGCCGAGCCGTTGCTCCGCTGATGAGTCTGGCCATGGCAGTGAATCGTCTGAGTTTTTCCGTTAAGGCGTTAAAAGAGATTAACGAGCTGCTGGGGCTGGCCGGAGAGGATGATCTCAACGATAAACTCAATGTTCCCAGCCTGAAAGGACTGATTGAATTCGATAAAGTGTCCTATCGATATCAAGCCTCAGAACCAGAGATTCTGAAAAATATCAGTCTGAAGATTGAGCCAGGGGAGCGGGTGGCGATACTGGGCGCTTCCGGCTCAGGAAAGAGTACGCTCATCCGCATGATCCAGGGACTGGTAGAACCCACTGAAGGCAATGTCATGGTGGATGGTCGCAATCTACAACATCTTAACCTCGACCATTACCGCCGACATTATGCTGTGGCACCGCAAAAACCTTCCGTATTCGCTGGCACACTGAAAAGTAACCTGATGCTTGGACTGAGTGCAGCATCCACTGAAAAGCTGGATGAAGCCTGT contains these protein-coding regions:
- a CDS encoding ATP-binding cassette domain-containing protein — translated: MLKFHLKDCFLTLCHYMGADVVKEDLETLTQDGQEFDHRRLKQAAAYCSLDMTKKSSKLIDITEDDLPCIIQLKKKKFMTITEIRNGEYFMASRKHPLGLWISLSRLAPVYTGTVFCFTEQQEKNAASKLLMPAWFRAQMNELRPHYIQVLLATLMVNLLTLALPLFTNMVFDKLIPTFATDTLLVLGMGMLVVVVFDFVLRWLRTYFVDDACRVIEKRSEQFIMGRLVQLKQSELPDSAGRIAHVVENFARVKEFLSGTVVLSLLDAPFFILFTLVIGLISGVMALIPLGIAACLIPIAIYSYRRTRHRASQLTRANNAKSAFLYEVSSELEAIKTLGATGKTQARWRSLVTVSAWASLASKQSNVLLNTLVASASQSVVIGMLILGVFQIHSGNLSSGSLFACIILGSRAVAPLMSLAMAVNRLSFSVKALKEINELLGLAGEDDLNDKLNVPSLKGLIEFDKVSYRYQASEPEILKNISLKIEPGERVAILGASGSGKSTLIRMIQGLVEPTEGNVMVDGRNLQHLNLDHYRRHYAVAPQKPSVFAGTLKSNLMLGLSAASTEKLDEACYGACLDGFVQKCSRGYAHEIMERGENLSGGQRQALCLARALLRRGRLLILDEPTSAYDNYNETLFCQRLPGILKDDQTLILITHRQNLLQLVDRIIVISEGRIIGDGSRSRVLKELSYQRSVTSSTPTA